The nucleotide window GCTATAAGTCTAATCGGAGGACAGTAATAAATGAATGGTATAAATGAACTAAATGGATTAAATTTAAACCAAACCCAAGCTCAAAAAACAAAAAATCAGAGCGATAAACTAGACTTTGCTAGTGTACTAAATGAGTCCCTAAAAGAGCTAAATGAGGTACAAGAAAGCGCAGATAAAGCAATAGCAGACCTTGCTACAGGCGAGGTAAAAGACCTGCACCAAGCGGCCATTGCCATAGGTAAAGCAGAAACTAGCATGAAGCTTATGCTCGAAATTCGTAACAAGGCTTTAAGCGCATATAAAGAGATCTCAAGAACACAAATTTAATCTCATATGAACGCCAGAAAATCAAAGATTAC belongs to Campylobacter sp. 19-13652 and includes:
- the fliE gene encoding flagellar hook-basal body complex protein FliE, producing the protein MNGINELNGLNLNQTQAQKTKNQSDKLDFASVLNESLKELNEVQESADKAIADLATGEVKDLHQAAIAIGKAETSMKLMLEIRNKALSAYKEISRTQI